In Hermetia illucens chromosome 5, iHerIll2.2.curated.20191125, whole genome shotgun sequence, a single window of DNA contains:
- the LOC119657640 gene encoding transcription factor Adf-1-like, protein MAGPPGDNFEENLIELVSYYPPLFDKNVKGCRNKATRVKLWQTIGKQIGRSGSDCQKRWKSLRERFSRELRKVDPSFGGEESNWIHYEKMLFLKDHIQPRFSIDNSIKYTDPLSCTSSSRKMETDNTVVSIDCGGDSTSSSDNFASPPYSNNRDDQFNSLCMKLEKKIENLSREPDMNEEFMKMVIMFLRDLPEKGQDEARCKIFQIVTETRIKYLHNNKG, encoded by the exons ATGGCTGGTCCACCCGGGGataattttgaagaaaaccttattgaGTTAGTTTCTTACTATCCTCCGCTTTTTGATAAAAATGTGAAGGGATGTAGAAATAAAGCAACAAGAGTGAAACTCTGGCAAACCATCGGGAAGCAAATTGGCAGAAGTG GAAGCGACTGCCAGAAGAGATGGAAGTCGTTGCGGGAAAGATTCTCACGCGAATTGCGAAAAGTGGATCCGTCGTTTGGTGGTGAGGAATCAAACTGGATTCATTATGAAAAGATGCTGTTCTTAAAGGATCATATTCAGCCTAGATT ctCCATCGATAACTCGATAAAGTATACCGACCCTTTGTCTTGTACAAGCAGTTCCAGAAAAATGGAAACCGATAATACGGTGGTATCAATCGATTGTGGGGGTGATAGTACATCGTCATCGGATAATTTTGCATCGCCCCCGTACTCGAACAATCGGGACGATCAATTTAATTCTCTGTGTATGAAACTGGAAAAGAAGATTGAAAATTTGAGTAGAGAACCAGACATGAACGAAGAATTCATGAAGATGGTAATAATGTTTCTGAGGGATCTACCAGAGAAAGGACAAGATGAAGCTAGATGTAAGATATTTCAAATTGTAACCGAAACACGAATTAAATATTTGCATAATAATAAAGGGTAG